The Gracilimonas sp. genome includes a region encoding these proteins:
- a CDS encoding YihY/virulence factor BrkB family protein, translated as MEKHKEFWKRVLKLAGKKDIFFNASAITFNLFICAIPFVLILISIIGYVLSVDEAFNEIVRYGREFFPSFTYETQNNDVFQGAVTIESLLRPLVGARQIFGIIGIIVLMFFTQGLLHSLKHVLFDTFDIKERKHPIMDVVYNFFGFSLIGTVFLFFSLAISTISLFNLSRIQIPFTDMVIELPWIYDFLNIVLPIILAFMILYVVFRFVSERKIKPKVALMAALTYTLLFEIAKFGLSAYLEYAFSTYRYFYQGYTILILLGVWTFYTALLFVISAIMARAYKDVFLGNRPAIEENPYTAIS; from the coding sequence TTGGAGAAACACAAAGAATTTTGGAAACGGGTTTTAAAGCTGGCAGGCAAAAAAGATATCTTTTTTAATGCTTCAGCCATCACCTTCAATTTATTTATTTGTGCAATACCATTCGTCTTAATCCTGATTTCTATTATCGGGTATGTACTCTCGGTGGATGAGGCCTTTAACGAAATTGTACGATACGGCCGGGAGTTTTTCCCCAGCTTCACCTACGAAACACAGAATAACGATGTATTTCAGGGAGCGGTGACGATAGAGTCGCTGCTTCGTCCGTTGGTGGGAGCCCGCCAGATTTTTGGGATCATTGGTATCATCGTGTTGATGTTTTTTACCCAAGGATTGCTGCACAGCCTGAAGCACGTTCTCTTCGATACCTTCGACATTAAAGAGCGCAAGCACCCCATTATGGATGTGGTTTATAATTTCTTTGGCTTCAGTTTGATTGGAACTGTATTCCTGTTTTTCAGCCTCGCCATTTCCACGATCTCTCTTTTTAACCTCAGCCGAATCCAAATTCCCTTTACCGATATGGTTATTGAGCTTCCCTGGATTTATGACTTCCTGAATATCGTACTGCCCATTATTCTTGCCTTTATGATCTTGTATGTGGTGTTCCGGTTTGTGAGCGAGCGCAAGATTAAGCCAAAAGTAGCCCTGATGGCAGCTTTAACCTATACCTTGCTGTTCGAGATCGCAAAATTCGGCTTAAGTGCCTACCTGGAATATGCCTTTTCAACATACCGGTACTTTTATCAGGGATACACCATTCTTATTCTGTTGGGCGTTTGGACGTTCTATACAGCTCTCTTGTTTGTGATCAGCGCAATTATGGCGAGGGCCTACAAGGATGTGTTTTTAGGAAACCGCCCCGCCATTGAAGAAAATCCATACACAGCTATTTCCTGA